The Fibrobacter sp. UWEL genome includes the window CTACGATTTGCGTTCGCTCTCAAAAAGACCTGTCGTTAAGACAGGTCTTTTTTCACATACAACCGCTTGGGGAGCAAAAGCAGGTTATTGACCGTTGCAGGCTAAAGAATATCTCTGTTCAGGAGTTCGCCGTGGTCTAGGGTCAGGCGGCGGAAGGGGCTGTTCATGTAGAAATCGGGGTTATGGGTAGCCATCAGCACGGTTGTACCGCGGGCATTGATTTCCTTAAAGATCTTAAAGACTTCTTCGGCGTTTTTCGGGTCCAGGTTACCAGTAGGTTCATCAGCCAGGAGCAAGTAGGGATTATGCACCATGGCGCGGGCAATGGCCACACGCTGCTGCTCACCGCCGGAAAGTGTATAGGGCATGGCAAAACGCTTCTGGCTAATACCCACAAGAGCCAGCGCATCAAAGACGGCGGCGTTAATAGTCTTGGTAGGAGCGCCTACGATGCGCAACGCAAGAGCCACATTCTCGAAGACGTTTCTATCGGGCAGAAGCTTAAAATCCTGGAAGATAATGCCCATCTTGCGACGCAGGGACTGGATATACTTATCCGCAGTATTCTTGCTATCGTAAAGGCAATCTTCGGTGAACTTCACCATCACCTGGCCGCCACGCTCCACGTCGGGGCGTTCGTCCATATAAATTAATTTCAGCAGAGTAGACTTACCAGCACCAGAGTGACCCGTCAGGAAAACGAATTCTCCCTTACGGATACGGAAAGAAACGTTGGAAAGAGCTTTCCAGTTTTCTTCGTAGGACTTGGTGACATGGTTAAAGTGAATCACGAAGCAATCCTCAAGGATTATTCCGTCAGGCGGATATCTACGTGGACTTCCTTACGCCACTTCTTGACAAGTTCGCTCAACTTCAAGCCTTCCAGATGGTTGGCAGTCATCATCTCGATCTTACCGTAGTCTTCTTCCAGAGTAAGTTCGCGAATCTGGCGCATGTCATCCAGACGGAAGATGTGATAGGCACCATCGATCATTACCGGCTGGGAAACCTCGCCCACCTGCAACGTAGAGACGGGATCCACATAGGCGGGAACCATTTCATTCTTCTGGAACCAACCCAGCTTACCACCAGCATAATTGCTGGACTTATCTTCACTAAACTTCTTTGCGGCAGCAGCGAATTCTTCGGACGTCTTCAGAGACTTCTGGAGGGAGTCAGCCAAGGCAATCACCTTTGCAGTATCTTCTGCGGTAGGAATCGTGCGGAGAAGAATCTGAGCGGAGCGGACACCGTCTTCCTTACGACCCAACACGCGGGCAATATGCCAACCCAATGCAGTCTTTACAGGAGTAGATGCGTACTGACCGTTCTTCAACTGATCCAGAGCTCGTTCAAATGCAGGATCCAGCTGGCCACGCTTGTAATATCCCAGGTCACCGCCCTTTGCGGCGCTAGAATCCTGAGAGTGAGCCTTAGCCAGAAGTTCAAAACTCATCCCCAAGTTCAATGTATCAATCAAGGCTTCCGCAATCAGTTTCACAGAGTCCACAATTGCCTGATTGGGCAAGATGGGCAACTGGATGTGGCTCAAGAAAACGCAGTTATACTGACGAGGAATGGAATCCTTGTATTCCTTGTAGTAGGCTTCCACTTCCTTACGAGTCGGGGAAATGGAACCCACATGACGCTGACGAACACGAGTCATTTCCACATTGTTACGAATCTGCTTGGAGAGCATATCGCGATACTGAGCCATGCTCATTCCCAGCTGGGCGCGAATTGCCTTTTCCAGAGTAGCCATATTGATGTTCTGGCTGGAGGCAAGCTGCTGCAAATGGGAGTTCACACGCTGATCCACTTCCGCATCGGACACCACGATGGAGTCACGGTCAATACGGGAAAGCAAAACCTTCTCTTCAATCAGGCGATCCAGCACATACTGTTTCTGTTCAGCTTCCGACATGGCGGAGCCTTCCGGAGTTTCCTGAAAACGGTAAAGGCTATTCAGGAATTCAGAACGCATGATAGGCTTGCCATCCACCACCGCAGCCATACCTTCCATCAGTACCGGTTCGGCCAGAGCAAAAGAGACTGCAGCGCAAAGAGCTAAAGTTATACGACTAAAAACGTTCATCATTATTCCTTTTCACTAAAAACTTTCAGCTTGGAAAAAATCGGGCGGGCATTCTTCCACTGGTCCTTCAGACGGTCCATCACCTTTTTCTGGTGTTCAACCCAGGTACGTTCCGTAATATCATCCACCACTTCCGCATAAGGCAGAACATCGGCGGAATCCAGACGGGAAGTCACCACAGCAATTTTCAGAGCCCCGTTGCAAACCTTCATGGGAGAAATCTTACCCAGCGTCACTTCCGTCAAGGATGGAATAAGGCAGCTATCCGGAGAAACGGTAAGGGAATCAAAACGTTCCACACGCTTCATGAGCCAGTTTTCCGAGGGAGGAGCCACAAAGCTCTTGGACTTATTCATCTTGTAATACTCGTTGGCCTTGCCCCATTCCTTGAAGTAAATGATGGCACCGGAAATCATATTCTTGCCGCGGAGGTACAGTTCAGGATGTTCCTTGTAAAAAGCCAGCTTTTCGGCATCCGTAACGATCATGGTATCCAGATAGCTCTGGAGGAAATAATCCACCACCAGTTTGCGGGTAGCAATTTCAATCTGAGCCTGCAAAAGAGTATCGTCCAAAACGCCACTCTTGGCAGCTTCCTGATAGATGGTTTCTTCGTTGATCCAACGTTCCATAAAGGACAGCTTGGAATGATCATCCATAGTATCCCAGTTAGGATGCATTCTACGAATGTCAGAATCCTTAAGCTTGGTATCACCCACAGAAATCACCACAGGATCTTCCTTGCCGAAAGGCAAATCACAGGCGGAAAGAACCGCCAGAATCAAAGCAAAAAAGAAAAAGGGTAAAAATTTCATCGGGTCACAATTTAGAAAATTCGGCAATTCGAAATTACTTCAATTTTCCAAAAAGTCCCTTCAACTTGGTCAAGGATTGGGTATCCACTTCTTCCTGGTCGTCGTCGGCCTTACGCTTGAAGCGCAGCACCTCGAAATCTTCCAGCATGGCACGTCCCTGAAGATACATTTCCGGGAATTCCTTATCGTCAACACCCATACGATCCACATCAGACAAGAGGTCTCGGGCCTTCTTGAGCTCGTGATCCTTCAAGAATCGGGACTTCAGGAAAGGACGGAAGGAATCGCGGAGGGTGCGGGCATCCAGAAGTTCCTTAATAGACGGGTCGGAATCGTCCATAGACTCCCCGAGAACCACCAGTTCAGACACCTGACGGACTCTTTCGAACAAAGTATGTTCTTCCTGATAGAGAGCGGCAAGCTTGGTGACGAAAGGCGTTGCCGCATCATTCACATGATCACGTCCCTGACGCATGGCCACGCTAAACTCACGGAGGGCATCCCAACATTTCACGAAAGCTTCGGCCCCGATAAGGCCTGCTTCGTAAGTGGCCCGGACCAAAGCCAGGCGAGTTTCCTCATCTTCACTACGGGTGGTTGCCGCTAGATTGCGGAAGTCCTTCATCTTCTTTCCGCGGGAGAATTCCAGGCCGGAGAACCGCACACAGCGATTGGCATCCAGGCCATCCGCAATGAGGGACTTGGCCACCCAGATTTTCATCACGGTCTTAAAGTCATCTGCGTATACACCGCCCGTTTCCAGCATATTCAGGCGATCCGCAATAACGTCAGCCACAGGCTGGTTCGTACCATTAGCCGCACCGCTTTCAAGACGCTTTCTAAAGTTCTGCCAAAACTTGGATTCCTCGGAGGTCATGAGGGCAGAATCCCCCAAACGCCAGCCAAAGCGGGACTTTTCCAGGGGGAAATCGATACCGTAGGTTACCACCACCGGGCGCACCGCCAGGAAGAATCGGAAACTTCCCCACTCAGGAGAAAGTTCCACCGGGAACTTGTCCGCCACGCCGTTCTTAAAAACACTTAAGTGCAATCGCAGATGATTTTCCCTTTCCGGTGTAACCGTAGGAATATCGCATTCCAGGTTCTTCATCTCCCCAAATACTTCGTAAAGCAGCAGCATAGGTGCCTTGTGGGGAGATTCCTTCAGTTTATCGCAGAAGGCATCGTCAATGGCCACGCGCTTCGCTTCCATCTGTTTCTTGGAAGCCTTGGGCATTTCACGAATAATGGACTCCACCATCCATTCACGCCACTGATGGATAGACAAGGCAAGAAGTGCCGGGGTGGTTTCCGCCAGCAAGTCGTAAGGGAACTTCAGGGTAATGCCATCACAACTCTTGGTGGCATCAAATACCATTTCACCCGTAACCACGCGGGCAACAGAAGAAGACGGGCGTCCATTCCAGTCGAAGCCCATAATACGGAAGCTTTCTACGGAGCCACCGTTTTCTGCCTGGGGTTTGGCATCGCGAGAACCAGCCCCGCCGCGGCCATCCTTACCCTTACCGCCAAATTCCATACGGTTGCTAAAGCCACTATCCGTATAGCTGACACCCGATTCACTCTGGTCCAGCCAGAACTTTTCATCAAACTTCAGCCACTGATCGCCCTTTTCCGCCAGGTAGGCTTTCAGGGTACGGATGGAATTGACCTTAGGTGCAATTCGCACATAATAATCCACCAGCGTGTCTTCGTGAGGAGCCAAGCCAAACTGGCGCTTGCGAGCTTCCAGGGCGTGGAGATTTTCCACCACACGTTCGTTATGAGTCATGAAGGGGAACGGTCTGGCAATATCGCTCATGACCACCGCTTCACGCCAGAAAATCTGGGCGCAATCTTCGGGATTGACGCGAGCATAATCCACACGGTGACCACGGCTAATCACAAGACCACGAAAGGAAACTTCTTCCACCGCTTCCACAAAGCCACGTTCCTTGTTCCATACAGGCGCAAACCAACGGCGGGTACAGAAAGGTTCCGCCACCTGCATAATCCATTCCGGTTTGATTTCAGCAGCCTTTGTCAAAAAGATTCGGCTGGTCTCACGAACTTCCGCACTAAAGAGCCATTCCACACTCTTGGCGTAAAGATCACTTCCCGGGAACACATGAGTTTCACGACCGCTGACCAATCGGTAGCAGCCGTTTTCAATATCACGGCGAGCAATGCCCCCCAGGAATCCGCTAAGCAGGGCAATATGCAGGTTATCGGCGTGGAAACTCTTCAGGTCGCAAACGCGGTTTTCAAACTTCGTATCCAGAGTACGGCCAAACTGCTCGTAAAGATCAATCCATTCTCGACAGCGCAAGAAGTGGAAAGAATTCTTGTCGCAGAACTTGCGCAACTTATTCCAGGATTTTCCATCCCACTCTTCGCAGAAAGCGTTCCACATACTGACATAAGTCAGGAAGTCACTCTTGTGACCTGCAAACTTGCGATGGAGCTGACGGATGCGTCCACGTTCCGGTTCTTCGTTAGGAACCACACGAGGATCCTGGATGGAAAGGGCGGCACAAACAATCAGAGCGGGCTGCAAAACACCAGCGTCACGGGCACGCAGCAACACGGCGGACAAAGCCACATCCATGGGCAGCTTCGTCATGTCGCGGCCAAGCTTGGTTACGTGACCGCTGGCATTATCGGCGGTTAAGGCACCCAGCTCAAACAAGGTCTTGTATGCCCCACGGAAAGCGGAGTGAGGCGGAGCCTGCAGGAAGGGGAACGTTTCCATTTCCAGACCAAGACTGCGAAGTTGCAGCACCACGTTAGCCAAATTACTGCGACGGATTTCCGGTTCAGTAAAGTCTTCTCGCTTTTCAAAATTTTCGGGAGAATAAAGTCGGATACAGACGCCTGGCTTCACGCGGCCCGCACGACCTGTACGCTGGCGGGCGCTGGCCTTGGAAATTTCTTCCACAGGCAATCCCTGGATACGAGCCTGAGCATTGTATCGGGATATACGTGCCATACCCGTGTCCACCACATAGGCAATGCCCGGAATGGTGAGAGAAGTTTCCGCAATGTTGGTGGCTAGAACCACACGAGTCTTGCTAGTACTCTTGAAAATTCTACGCTGTTCATCGGGACTCATGCGGCCATACAG containing:
- the ftsE gene encoding cell division ATP-binding protein FtsE, which encodes MIHFNHVTKSYEENWKALSNVSFRIRKGEFVFLTGHSGAGKSTLLKLIYMDERPDVERGGQVMVKFTEDCLYDSKNTADKYIQSLRRKMGIIFQDFKLLPDRNVFENVALALRIVGAPTKTINAAVFDALALVGISQKRFAMPYTLSGGEQQRVAIARAMVHNPYLLLADEPTGNLDPKNAEEVFKIFKEINARGTTVLMATHNPDFYMNSPFRRLTLDHGELLNRDIL
- a CDS encoding peptidylprolyl isomerase; the protein is MMNVFSRITLALCAAVSFALAEPVLMEGMAAVVDGKPIMRSEFLNSLYRFQETPEGSAMSEAEQKQYVLDRLIEEKVLLSRIDRDSIVVSDAEVDQRVNSHLQQLASSQNINMATLEKAIRAQLGMSMAQYRDMLSKQIRNNVEMTRVRQRHVGSISPTRKEVEAYYKEYKDSIPRQYNCVFLSHIQLPILPNQAIVDSVKLIAEALIDTLNLGMSFELLAKAHSQDSSAAKGGDLGYYKRGQLDPAFERALDQLKNGQYASTPVKTALGWHIARVLGRKEDGVRSAQILLRTIPTAEDTAKVIALADSLQKSLKTSEEFAAAAKKFSEDKSSNYAGGKLGWFQKNEMVPAYVDPVSTLQVGEVSQPVMIDGAYHIFRLDDMRQIRELTLEEDYGKIEMMTANHLEGLKLSELVKKWRKEVHVDIRLTE
- the hrpA gene encoding ATP-dependent RNA helicase HrpA encodes the protein MMDLSALKIEYPELPVVNKREDFLRLLDSHQVVIVKADTGSGKSTQLPKFLLEYFVAKFREAAAEKPAFKIGVTEPRRLAAMSIADRLREELKDDELVSTKIRFWEQGTNDAPIKVMTDGILLQEFRRDRLFKQYNAIVIDEAHERSLNIDILLGIFKSVLKERPDFKLIVASATLDAALFEKFYHNSCELEAEGRTFPVDVEYYFRDAAPRQARGADSRGRDGFRSPWDDDDDDRRDASGKGDSGLIEEARDAIVDLESRHRDHLLCFLPTERDIQDLANELKSDLDAASFDVLPLYGRMSPDEQRRIFKSTSKTRVVLATNIAETSLTIPGIAYVVDTGMARISRYNAQARIQGLPVEEISKASARQRTGRAGRVKPGVCIRLYSPENFEKREDFTEPEIRRSNLANVVLQLRSLGLEMETFPFLQAPPHSAFRGAYKTLFELGALTADNASGHVTKLGRDMTKLPMDVALSAVLLRARDAGVLQPALIVCAALSIQDPRVVPNEEPERGRIRQLHRKFAGHKSDFLTYVSMWNAFCEEWDGKSWNKLRKFCDKNSFHFLRCREWIDLYEQFGRTLDTKFENRVCDLKSFHADNLHIALLSGFLGGIARRDIENGCYRLVSGRETHVFPGSDLYAKSVEWLFSAEVRETSRIFLTKAAEIKPEWIMQVAEPFCTRRWFAPVWNKERGFVEAVEEVSFRGLVISRGHRVDYARVNPEDCAQIFWREAVVMSDIARPFPFMTHNERVVENLHALEARKRQFGLAPHEDTLVDYYVRIAPKVNSIRTLKAYLAEKGDQWLKFDEKFWLDQSESGVSYTDSGFSNRMEFGGKGKDGRGGAGSRDAKPQAENGGSVESFRIMGFDWNGRPSSSVARVVTGEMVFDATKSCDGITLKFPYDLLAETTPALLALSIHQWREWMVESIIREMPKASKKQMEAKRVAIDDAFCDKLKESPHKAPMLLLYEVFGEMKNLECDIPTVTPERENHLRLHLSVFKNGVADKFPVELSPEWGSFRFFLAVRPVVVTYGIDFPLEKSRFGWRLGDSALMTSEESKFWQNFRKRLESGAANGTNQPVADVIADRLNMLETGGVYADDFKTVMKIWVAKSLIADGLDANRCVRFSGLEFSRGKKMKDFRNLAATTRSEDEETRLALVRATYEAGLIGAEAFVKCWDALREFSVAMRQGRDHVNDAATPFVTKLAALYQEEHTLFERVRQVSELVVLGESMDDSDPSIKELLDARTLRDSFRPFLKSRFLKDHELKKARDLLSDVDRMGVDDKEFPEMYLQGRAMLEDFEVLRFKRKADDDQEEVDTQSLTKLKGLFGKLK